A single genomic interval of Flavihumibacter rivuli harbors:
- a CDS encoding YceI family protein codes for MKKLSIAMMVLAVAAVACTDAPNADQAATAEKQEAAAATGASFAIDTTNSVVEWLGTKPIGQHNGIMKIANGIFSVENGTITAGNFTIDVNTLTDLDLTTETGKEKLEGHLKSPDFFDVAKFPTAKFEITSVEPISNDSLATHKISGNLTLKDSTKNVSFPAKLTIAENAVKAEANFNIDRTQWGLHYGNDKSLGDKFIRPEVNIKLNISANKS; via the coding sequence TGCAGCAGTTGCCTGTACCGACGCCCCCAATGCCGACCAGGCAGCCACTGCCGAAAAGCAGGAAGCAGCTGCTGCGACCGGAGCCTCTTTCGCAATTGACACTACCAACAGTGTGGTAGAATGGCTGGGCACCAAGCCTATCGGACAACATAACGGTATCATGAAAATTGCCAACGGAATTTTCAGCGTTGAAAACGGTACCATTACCGCCGGCAACTTCACTATTGACGTGAACACCCTGACCGACCTGGACCTGACCACTGAGACCGGTAAGGAAAAACTGGAAGGCCACCTGAAGAGTCCCGACTTCTTTGACGTAGCCAAATTCCCAACTGCCAAATTCGAGATCACTTCAGTGGAGCCCATCAGCAATGATAGCCTGGCCACCCACAAGATCAGTGGTAACCTGACCCTGAAGGACAGCACCAAGAATGTTAGCTTCCCTGCTAAACTGACCATTGCTGAAAATGCAGTAAAGGCAGAAGCCAATTTCAATATCGACCGCACCCAGTGGGGCCTGCACTATGGTAACGACAAGAGCCTGGGCGACAAGTTCATCCGTCCGGAAGTAAATATCAAGCTCAATATCAGCGCCAATAAATCTTAA